A genomic stretch from Erigeron canadensis isolate Cc75 chromosome 9, C_canadensis_v1, whole genome shotgun sequence includes:
- the LOC122581819 gene encoding protein FANTASTIC FOUR 1-like, with protein MATIVCKGLQSCLEPQVIESLVVSETLVLVPQPDIQETKNVEKKKNGWSFLKVLDNQTKMDSKNNDNFDHQNDVVYVHPMTKRNASALSTKSLEMCTESLGSETGSESGDEFCVLSVEERERLRSIHRSKYNRNFDRKVRRSEFPPPLTSISGSDGSVKVRHHREGGRLVIKAVSVSNCETNFQTERINGRLKLSLLRDCFENNESGRVESENYEKGGEVESESEYEVVDEDEKEEENDNDDDVAVADDEVEDGGCGGEWRWDMDGNRWRIAGKGKLKMVTRCKEGGNGNKVLTNWASSWVAIS; from the coding sequence ATGGCAACAATTGTATGTAAAGGTTTGCAATCTTGCCTTGAGCCACAAGTTATCGAATCTCTCGTTGTTTCAGAAACCCTAGTCCTGGTACCACAACCAGATATTCAAGAAACTAAAAAtgttgaaaagaagaaaaatgggTGGAGTtttttaaaagttcttgataaccaaacaaaaatggattccaaaaataatgataattttgaTCACCAAAACGACGTCGTTTATGTTCATCCAATGACGAAACGCAATGCGTCAGCATTGAGTACTAAAAGCTTGGAAATGTGTACGGAAAGTTTAGGAAGTGAAACGGGTAGTGAAAGTGGTGATGAATTTTGTGTTCTTTCGGTCGAGGAACGCGAGCGGTTGAGAAGCATTCATAGGTCTAAGTATAACCGGAATTTTGACCGGAAAGTACGTCGGAGTGAGTTTCCGCCGCCGTTGACTTCCATCAGTGGGTCTGATGGGTCAGTCAAAGTAAGACATCATAGGGAAGGTGGGAGGTTAGTTATAAAAGCAGTTAGTGTTTCTAACTGTGAGACAAATTTCCAAACTGAACGTATCAATGGAAGACTAAAACTTTCATTGTTGAGGGACtgttttgaaaataatgaaaGTGGAAGGGTAGAAAGTGAAAATTATGAAAAAGGTGGTGAAGTGGAATCCGAGAGTGAATATGAGGTTGTAGACGAGGACGAGAAGGAagaggaaaatgataatgatgatgatgtggcAGTGGCGGATGATGAGGTGGAGGATGGTGGTTGTGGTGGCGAATGGCGGTGGGACATGGACGGAAACCGGTGGCGAATTGCCGGAAAAGGAAAGTTGAAAATGGTTACTAGGTGTAAGGAAGGTGGAAATGGGAACAAAGTATTGACAAATTGGGCTTCATCTTGGGTGgcaatttcttga